In Podospora pseudopauciseta strain CBS 411.78 chromosome 3, whole genome shotgun sequence, one genomic interval encodes:
- the PFK26 gene encoding 6-phosphofructo-2-kinase (EggNog:ENOG503NVD4; COG:G), with protein MLQTRHPDSTFDLKVSSRPSSMPPHSLWSPPSSSSSFTGLSRKRKREEDSFPVSQPSSLRKLAMSHMIGSSATAPSSPSIRANGQRPIPGAHQFHDGLLPPAAASWSSALKDLNDFELSSSHPTRPGFQQHYDSPYSRSIPSTAPGSPRIPPLRQNSGSHTPRVRPHATTLNIPGMTRSKASPDGRIPDRDVAAKLVIIMVGLPARGKSYITKKIQRYLSWQQHNTKIFNVGNRRRLAAGVANSGSGSPTSATNRGVDVPTQAATILLNGTKGPDIMVEDEPTKLDLNGEPKSARTKIDQSAKFFDPNNEIAAKLREQVALDTLDELLAYLLHGGGAVGILDATNSTIKRRKLLVDHIKAREPKLGILFIESICHDQNLLEANMRLKLSGPDYKDKDPVKSLADFKERVKAYESAYEPLGKWEEDMHLQYIQMIDVGRKLVHHRLKGFLSGGIASYLTTFNLSPRQIWITRHGQSQDNQLQKLGGNSELTERGHCYGLALYNFMTYKRKEWLIEQKNKIAQSTFPPLPGDNTPPYPELNQELEDKNFCVWTSMLQRSVQTAEYFDADEDYDVKAWEMLNELNAGSFEGMTYEEIAQRYPEEYRKRSQDKLQYIYPGVGGEGYLQVISRLRDMVREIERITDHLLIIGHRSVCRVLMAYFMDLTRDDIADLDVPLGILYAIEPKPYGIEFHAYKYNEEQGWFDELPNYKPRKTVDRNS; from the exons ATGCTGCAGACGCGCCATCCGGACTCGACTTTTGATCTCAAAGTCTCCAGTCGTCCTTCTTCCATGCCACCGCATTCACTTtggtcaccaccatcatcgtcatcatcattcacTGGTCTCTCACGCAAAAGAAAACGCGAAGAAG ACTCGTTTCCAGTTTCGCAGCCCTCGTCGCTGCGAAAACTGGCGATGAGCCATATGATCGGATCGTCGGCCActgcaccatcatcaccctcgatCCGCGCCAACGGACAGCGACCCATTCCAGGCGCTCATCAGTTTCACGATGGCTTGCTGCCGCCAGCTGCTGCGTCGTGGTCCAGCGCACTAAAGGACCTCAACGACTTTGAGCTCTCGTCGTCACACCCAACACGCCCTGGCTTCCAGCAGCACTATGACTCCCCCTACTCACGCAGCATCCCGTCCACTGCCCCCGGTTCTCCTCGAAT TCCACCCCTTCGACAGAACTCCGGCAGCCACACACCAAGAGTCCGGCCACATGCCACCACGCTGAATATCCCGGGCATGACCAGGTCCAAGGCGTCCCCCGATGGCAGAATTCCCGACCGCGATGTCGCTGCGAagctcgtcatcatcatggtcGGTCTACCTGCTCGAGGCAAGTCGTACATCACCAAGAAGATCCAGCGCTACCTGTCGTGGCAACAACACAATACCAAGATTTTCAATGTTGGAAATCGTAGGCGCCTTGCGGCAGGGGTGGCCAACTCCGGTAGTGGATCCCCGACCTCGGCCACTAACAGAGGAGTCGATGTGCCCACCCAGGCTGCTACCATCCTTCTGAATGGCACGAAAGGTCCTGACATTATGGTAGAGGATGAGCCAACCAAGCTGGATCTCAATGGGGAGCCCAAGTCGGCTCGCACCAAGATTGACCAGTCGGCCAAGTTTTTCGATCCAAATAACGAGATTGCAGCCAAGCTGCGTGAACAAGTCGCTCTCGACACCTTGGATGAGCTCTTGGCCTACCTTCTCCACGGAGGCGGTGCTGTTGGCATTCTCGATGCCACAAACAGCACGATCAAGCGGCGGAAGCTCTTGGTCGACCATATCAAAGCTCGGGAGCCAAAGCTCGGCATTCTCTTCATCGAAAGCATCTGCCACGACCAAAATCTGCTCGAGGCCAACATGCGCCTGAAGCTTTCCGGGCCAGACTACAAGGACAAGGATCCTGTCAAGTCTTTGGCTGATTTCAAGGAAAGAGTCAAAGCTTATGAAAGTGCTTACGAGCCGCTGGGCAAGTGGGAGGAAGACATGCATCTTCAGTACATCCAG ATGATTGATGTTGGGAGAAAACTCGTGCACCACCGACTCAAGGGATTCCTTAGCGGCGGGATCGCTTCTTACTTGACGACGTTCAACCTTTCTCCCAGACAAATCTGGATCACCCGCCACGGCCAGAGTCAGGATAACCAACTGCAAAAGCTGGGCGGCAATTCTGAACTGACCGAGAGGGGTCACTGCTATGGCCTTGCACTCTATAACTTCATGACGTACAAGCGCAAAGAGTGGCTGATTGAACAGAAGAACAAGATCGCACAGTCGACCTTCCCACCGCTGCCAGGTGACAACACGCCACCATATCCCGAGCTCAAccaagagctcgaggacaaGAACTTTTGCGTCTGGACTTCGATGCTGCAACGCAGCGTGCAGACGGCCGAGTACTTCGACGCAGACGAAGATTACGATGTGAAAGCTTGGGAGATGCTCAACGAGCTCAACGCTGGCTCCTTTGAGGGGATGACTTACGAAGAGATTGCGCAAAGATACCCCGAGGAGTACCGGAAACGGTCCCAGGACAAGCTCCAGTACATCTATCCTGGAGTGGGAGGCGAGGGTTATCTCCAGGTTATCAGCCGTCTCCGGGATATGGTTCGGGAGATTGAGCGCATTACCGATCACCTGCTCATCATCGGACACCGATCAGTTTGCAGGGTGCTGATGGCGTACTTTATGGATCTCACTAGGGACGATATTGCCGACCTCGATGTTCCGCTGGGGATTCTCTACGCTATTGAACCCAAGCCGTACGGCATCGAGTTCCACGCCTACAAGTACAACGAGGAGCAGGGCTGGTTCGATGAGCTTCCCAACTACAAGCCTCGGAAGACGGTGGACAGGAACTCGTGA
- a CDS encoding hypothetical protein (COG:S; EggNog:ENOG503P26W) — MNYGNNNNNDNNEMDPNLHATYPLLALNTTTETPEFDYSAFYTQQPHHSHEDIDYLAEESSASASTSGNFVSSASDATLQNLNPVPPPSLLTVPALASTNTALALHNAHSPGNYGQAYPQNQLQLPSFDPSAVSGTGYNDGSSGGGSPAPSPGHGGGGSGGGGSGSNSGSLTAAGKQRLERRGHTKSRRGCFNCKRRRIKCQETRPSCGHCLKTGLTCEYPSLPTITHQPTNTLPLFSLLDLRLYHHFLSTCYPHHPIGSEPLWLHTVPHLSQSHPYLMHAILGYSASHLLQSDPSLTLTPAMTHRLKAIKSIKKALSSLPSSSSSPDLASEGNALMATCFTLTYQSTLLDDGMPEYMTFIRGIVIISISMLARQTRLIFDNLIQPEHNKSVLEAHMRSLPLVRREWVDAAGGSLRKLEEVVPRQGVRRRYWELLVEMVEGLKRGGWEGYEAMTRHYTWWMMLPQEEFRVLVDVPGDQVSVLLGAHWVGIKMIMATVTEGEMMGSAEREKRVVVTEGGEVKEEEGWKEGKDPRERVEMEGGKKEGIGRWLRWLNRETKGGWRGYGGWCRWVEERLREDLGYFGKSV, encoded by the exons ATGAACTACggcaataacaacaacaacgacaacaacgaaaTGGACCCCAACCTCCATGCTACCTACCCCCTCTTGGCTCTAAACACCACAACCGAGACCCCCGAGTTTGACTACTCGGCCTTTTACACCCAACAGCCCCATCATTCTCACGAGGATATCGACTACCTTGCTGAGGAGAGCTCAGCATCTGCATCCACCTCTGGCAATTTTGTTTCCTCAGCATCAGATGCCACCCTCCAGAACCTCAACCCCGTCCCTCCCCCGTCCCTGTTGACGGTCCCAGCCCTGgccagcaccaacaccgcTCTCGCTCTTCACAACGCCCACAGTCCAGGGAACTATGGACAAGCCtacccccaaaaccaactccaactccccaGCTTTGACCCCTCTGCCGTGTCAGGAACAGGTTATAACGACGgtagcagcggcggcggcagcccCGCCCCTTCTCCCggccacggcggcggcggtagcggaggggggggaagcgGGAGCAACAGCGGCAGCCTAACCGCGGCGGGAAAACAGCGGTTAGAAAGAAGGGGCCACACAAAGAGCCGAAGGGGTTGTTTCAACTGCAAACGTCGACGCATAAAG TGTCAAGAAACCCGCCCCTCCTGCGGCCACTGCCTCAAAACCGGCCTCACCTGCGAGTACCCTTCCCTGCCAACCATAACccaccagccaaccaacaccctccctctattctccctcctcgacctccgcCTCTACCAccacttcctctccacctgctacccccaccaccccatcggTTCAGAGCCTTTGTGGCTGCACACAGTCCCTCACCTATCCCAATCCCACCCCTACCTCATGCACGCCATACTGGGGTATTCggcctcccacctcctccagtccgacccctccctcaccctgACGCCGGCGATGACCCACCGTCTCAAAGCCATCAAATCCATCAAGAAGGCTCTCTCCTCCCTaccgtcttcctcctcctccccggaTTTGGCATCGGAAGGCAACGCCCTCATGGCCACCTGCTTCACGCTAACCTACCAGTCCACCCTTTTGGACGACGGAATGCCAGAGTACATGACCTTCATCCGAggcatcgtcatcatctccatctccatgcTCGCGCGGCAGACAAGACTGATATTTGACAACCTCATCCAGCCGGAGCATAACAAGTCGGTCTTGGAAGCGCACATGAGGAGCCTGCCGCTGGTGAGAAGGGAGTGGGTTGATGCTGCGGGGGGGAGTCTCCGGAAACTGGAAGAGGTCGTGCCGAGGCAGGGGGTTCGGAGGAGGTACTGGGAGCTGCTCGTTGAGATGGTGGAAGGACTGAAAAGGGGCGGGTGGGAGGGGTACGAGGCTATGACGAGGCATTACACTTGGTGGATGATGCTTCCGCAGGAAGAGTTCAGGGTGCTGGTGGATGTGCCCGGGGACCAGGTTAGTGTTCTGCTTGGGGCGCATTGGGTGGGAATAAAAATGATTATGGCGACGGTgacggagggggagatgatggggagtgccgagagagaaaagagggTTGTGGTTAccgaggggggggaggtgaaggaggaggaggggtggaaggaggggaaggatccgagggagagggtggagatggaggggggaaagaaggaggggatcgggaggtggttgaggtggttgaaTAGGGAAAcgaaaggggggtggagagggtacggggggtggtgtaggtgggtggaggagaggttgagggaggacTTGGGGTATTTTGGGAAGTCGGTTTGA